From Blattabacterium cuenoti, a single genomic window includes:
- a CDS encoding prephenate dehydratase has product MKKIAIQGVKGCFHHAAVSKYFEGCNYKLMECSSFREVAISVSESNVDIGVMAIENSIAGTILTNYSLLSEYNLKIVGEVYMPIQHHLMAYPYPGQNIKDIKEIYSHPMAILQCELFIDTHPYIKISEYSDTAAAAKYISICRKKGLAAIASENAAKEYGLEIISKNIQTITSNFTRFFIIKNCYKQKNDYFNKASLIFKILHTTGSLSQILSLISSIGINMTKIQSIPIIQRPWEYSFYVDIIFNNMKDYEKMKKRIQKIPCLHQLSIMGEYQNGRITS; this is encoded by the coding sequence ATGAAAAAAATAGCAATACAAGGAGTTAAAGGATGTTTTCATCATGCAGCTGTTTCTAAATATTTTGAAGGATGTAATTATAAGTTAATGGAATGTTCTTCTTTTAGAGAAGTAGCTATTTCTGTTTCTGAATCTAATGTAGATATCGGTGTCATGGCTATAGAAAATAGCATAGCGGGAACGATATTGACAAATTACAGTCTTTTATCTGAATATAATTTAAAAATAGTGGGAGAGGTATATATGCCAATACAACATCATCTCATGGCTTACCCTTATCCAGGACAAAATATAAAAGATATTAAGGAGATATATTCTCATCCTATGGCTATTTTACAATGTGAATTATTTATAGATACACATCCTTATATAAAAATATCTGAATATTCGGACACAGCTGCTGCTGCTAAATATATTTCTATATGCAGAAAAAAAGGTTTAGCTGCCATAGCGTCCGAAAATGCGGCTAAAGAGTATGGTCTGGAAATCATTTCTAAAAATATACAAACTATTACAAGTAATTTTACCAGATTTTTTATTATTAAAAATTGTTATAAACAAAAAAATGATTATTTCAATAAAGCTTCATTGATATTCAAAATATTGCATACTACTGGTAGTTTATCTCAGATATTGAGTCTTATATCTAGTATTGGAATTAACATGACAAAAATACAATCTATTCCTATCATTCAAAGACCTTGGGAATATTCATTTTATGTCGATATTATATTTAACAATATGAAAGATTATGAAAAAATGAAAAAACGAATACAAAAAATTCCCTGTCTTCATCAATTATCTATTATGGGAGAATATCAAAATGGTAGAATTACATCCTAA
- a CDS encoding bifunctional 3-deoxy-7-phosphoheptulonate synthase/chorismate mutase type II yields MENLNNNIDRSWIDKWNQPFIISGPCSAESEKQILETAHRLNSSYIQVFRAGIWKPRTKPNNFEGIGKKGLEWLHKVKKSTGLMIATEIANAEHIKLAISFGVDVLWIGARSTASPFTIQEIADALELEGEKNKIILVKNPIHPDIELWIGALERLLGKGIRKLGVIHRGFYTYKNSKYRNQPNWNLLLSLKDLIPRIPIICDPSHICGNKKGILDIAKKAYHFKCEGLMIESHCDPNHAWSDAQQQITPENLLEMLKELRNIEKCDPKNQRYLNSFRILIDELDENIIALLAERMNISKKLGTLKKDSDIAIFQPNRWKDIMKRSMNLGKSLGISEELLEGVFKLLHQESMKIQNQVK; encoded by the coding sequence ATGGAAAACTTGAATAATAATATAGATAGATCTTGGATTGATAAGTGGAATCAACCTTTCATTATATCCGGTCCTTGTAGTGCAGAAAGTGAAAAACAAATATTAGAAACAGCTCATAGATTGAATTCTTCATATATTCAAGTATTTAGAGCTGGAATATGGAAACCTAGAACAAAACCCAATAATTTTGAAGGTATTGGAAAAAAAGGACTTGAATGGCTTCATAAAGTTAAAAAAAGTACGGGGTTAATGATAGCGACAGAAATCGCCAATGCAGAACATATAAAATTAGCTATTTCTTTTGGAGTAGATGTTCTTTGGATAGGAGCCAGAAGTACGGCGAGTCCTTTTACCATTCAAGAAATAGCAGATGCTCTAGAACTAGAAGGAGAAAAAAATAAAATTATTTTAGTAAAAAACCCAATTCATCCTGATATAGAATTATGGATAGGAGCTTTAGAACGTTTATTGGGTAAAGGAATTAGAAAATTAGGAGTGATACACCGTGGATTTTATACCTATAAAAACTCAAAATATCGTAATCAACCTAATTGGAATCTATTATTGAGTTTAAAAGATCTTATTCCTCGAATTCCTATTATATGTGATCCTTCACACATTTGTGGAAATAAAAAAGGAATTTTGGATATCGCAAAAAAAGCTTATCATTTTAAATGTGAAGGATTAATGATCGAAAGTCATTGTGATCCTAATCATGCTTGGAGCGATGCTCAACAACAAATCACTCCAGAAAATCTTTTGGAAATGTTAAAAGAATTAAGAAATATCGAAAAATGTGATCCAAAAAATCAAAGATATTTAAATTCTTTTAGGATTTTAATTGATGAACTTGATGAAAATATTATTGCACTTTTAGCCGAAAGAATGAATATTTCCAAAAAATTGGGAACTTTAAAAAAAGATTCAGATATTGCTATTTTTCAACCTAATAGATGGAAAGATATTATGAAAAGATCTATGAATTTGGGGAAAAGTTTAGGAATTTCTGAAGAATTACTTGAAGGAGTTTTTAAATTGTTACATCAAGAATCTATGAAAATTCAGAATCAAGTTAAATAA
- a CDS encoding pyridoxal phosphate-dependent aminotransferase, protein MIVAAKRTYKISEYFFSKKMKEIHNLEKDGVKIINLGIGNPDLLPPYEVVHKMKKASELKHANTYQSYIGIETLRNSISSWYRKVYQVDVDPKHEILPLMGSKEGIMHISMSYLDKGDQVLIPNPGYPTYSSISELLEAKIIYYDLHEDENWIPKLEDLSISKVKMMWINYPHMPTGATIDFEKLEKIVFFAKKNHVLLVHDNPYSLILNQEHPLSIFNVKGAKNIALELNSLSKSYNMPGWRVGMIIGKKEFIQNILKIKSQMDSGMYYPIQIGAIEAMNHNSKWFEELNVEYIKRRRIIWELCDYLNLKYEKKSAGIFVWAKITDVDQNDSIWSENFLKTYHIFVTPGRIFGSNGKGYLRFSMCCPIKILEEAKNRILS, encoded by the coding sequence ATGATTGTAGCAGCAAAAAGAACGTATAAAATATCAGAATATTTTTTTTCAAAAAAAATGAAGGAAATTCATAATCTTGAAAAAGATGGAGTAAAAATCATTAATTTAGGAATTGGAAATCCTGATCTTCTTCCCCCATATGAGGTTGTACATAAAATGAAAAAAGCGTCAGAATTAAAGCATGCTAATACTTATCAAAGTTATATTGGAATAGAAACCCTACGTAATTCTATTTCTAGTTGGTATCGAAAAGTCTATCAAGTAGATGTTGATCCTAAACATGAAATTTTGCCATTAATGGGTTCAAAGGAAGGAATTATGCATATAAGTATGTCTTATTTAGATAAGGGGGATCAGGTATTAATTCCAAATCCCGGATATCCGACTTATTCCTCTATATCAGAACTTTTAGAAGCAAAAATTATTTATTATGACCTTCATGAGGATGAAAATTGGATTCCTAAATTAGAAGATCTTTCAATATCAAAAGTCAAGATGATGTGGATTAATTATCCTCATATGCCGACGGGAGCTACAATTGACTTTGAAAAATTAGAAAAAATTGTTTTTTTTGCGAAAAAAAATCATGTGTTACTTGTTCATGATAATCCTTATAGTTTGATATTAAATCAGGAACATCCTTTAAGTATTTTTAATGTAAAAGGGGCTAAAAATATAGCTTTGGAATTAAATTCTTTAAGCAAAAGTTATAATATGCCTGGATGGCGTGTGGGAATGATAATAGGAAAAAAGGAATTTATTCAAAATATATTGAAAATAAAAAGTCAGATGGATTCTGGTATGTATTATCCCATTCAAATTGGAGCGATAGAGGCTATGAATCACAATTCAAAATGGTTTGAAGAACTAAATGTAGAATATATTAAACGAAGAAGAATTATATGGGAGTTATGTGATTATTTGAATTTAAAATATGAAAAAAAAAGTGCGGGAATATTTGTTTGGGCAAAAATTACTGATGTAGATCAAAATGATAGTATATGGTCCGAAAATTTTTTAAAAACTTATCACATATTTGTAACGCCTGGGCGAATATTTGGTTCTAATGGAAAAGGATATCTAAGATTTTCTATGTGTTGTCCAATAAAAATTTTAGAAGAAGCTAAAAATCGAATTTTGTCATGA
- a CDS encoding prephenate dehydrogenase has translation MNIGIIGLGLIGGSIALGLRKYNFGDKFIGTDSNKENELHAIQLGIVDDIIPLQDLIIQSSVIILSIPVNKIENILSNILNQISMDTVILDTGSTKYDICNRIFSHPKRSRFVATHPIAGIENSGPISADYDLFYKKKCIICDSELSAPDAISTATEIYSIMKMRVIYMTSKEHDLYISYISHLPHVISFSLANTVLKKFKNEEKIFNNMMGSGLNSTTRLAKSNPETWLPIFISNRNNVIQAIDFYIDHLNKFRNYLIKKKFHQINQYMKEANNIKNKKYV, from the coding sequence ATGAATATTGGAATAATAGGATTAGGTTTAATTGGTGGATCCATTGCTTTAGGATTGAGAAAATACAATTTTGGAGATAAATTTATAGGAACGGATTCTAATAAAGAAAATGAATTACATGCTATACAACTTGGAATTGTAGATGATATAATTCCCTTGCAGGATCTCATTATACAATCTTCCGTAATTATTTTATCTATTCCTGTAAACAAAATCGAAAATATACTTTCAAACATTCTAAATCAAATTAGTATGGATACAGTCATTTTAGACACCGGATCTACGAAATATGATATTTGTAATAGGATTTTTTCTCATCCTAAAAGAAGTCGTTTTGTTGCAACACATCCAATTGCAGGAATTGAAAATTCTGGCCCTATTTCAGCTGATTATGATTTATTCTATAAAAAAAAATGCATTATTTGTGATTCTGAACTTAGTGCTCCAGATGCAATATCTACCGCTACAGAAATTTATTCTATTATGAAAATGCGTGTGATTTATATGACATCCAAAGAACATGATTTATATATTTCTTATATATCTCATTTACCTCATGTCATTTCCTTTTCTTTAGCTAATACCGTTTTAAAAAAATTTAAAAATGAAGAAAAAATTTTTAATAATATGATGGGAAGTGGTTTAAATTCAACTACACGTTTGGCGAAAAGCAATCCTGAAACATGGTTACCTATTTTTATTTCAAATAGAAATAATGTCATTCAAGCTATAGATTTTTATATTGATCATTTAAATAAATTTCGTAATTATTTAATAAAAAAGAAATTTCATCAAATAAATCAATATATGAAAGAGGCAAACAATATAAAAAATAAAAAATATGTGTAA